The Algoriphagus halophilus sequence ACCTTTGGTTTGGGAATATGGCTCGCACCCCTAAACCAAATCGTTGCTACCCTATCTCTAGGTTTTAATGATGAAGAAACCTTACCCTTCTTTTCTTTCGGCTATCAATTTTGAGAAAATCTCTGGATTCTCATGAATCCTTTCTTTGACTGTGACCCGAATCGCTTTCATCCCATATACCCCCTGCATTTCTTCCAACTCCAACTCTTCCACTTCTTTGGTCAAGAGATCCTTATTCTGAAGGTATTTGATAAAATCCAAGTACTCACGAGCCTCTTTCTCCTGAGCATAAACTATTGCAATTTTACCGGGCTGGTTCAAACGTTCTCTAGTACCTTTTACCAAAGCCTTATCAATGCGCTTTTTGATAATTTCATATCGAATGTTGTAGGCTCCCTCCACATCAAATTTACGTTCATCCAACCTAAAACTGATCGAAATCGGAGTGCTATGAGCCAAAATCATTTGGGTCACATCCAATGGATGCTCCAATTCATTCTTTTGACGGGCAACCAAATGAACTGTTTCGATTAAGGTCTGTAATTGCCAAAGCCTTAGATTCTTTAAATACAATGGATCATACTTCTGGTCTTTGACCAAAGATTGTCCGATGTAAATGTTATACTCTATGCCATCCGTTTTGAATTTTTCAAAATAATGAGGAAACATTTGCTGTACCTTGGCTTCTTCTTTTTCAAGATAGTTACCAATGACTTGATTTATTTTGGCAAGGCTTTGCTCGAAAGACTTCCTATTGGTACTTACCACTCCCAATTTAGGATCCAAAGCTTCAAAGTAAGTATTTACATCCCCTTCAAGATCTTCAAAATTATTCTTTAGGTAGTTAAATGCCGGCTCTAGGTCAAAATGAAAAAAGTCTGTGATTTTCACCTCTTCATCGCTGACCAACATGAAGTTAATTCTCTTTTCAAACTCCTCAATTTGATCTATTAATCGATCCAACAACGGAAGAAAATGAACTTCTTTCGCTTTCTGCAAGACCTTTCTTGCTAAGGCCAGCTGCACCTGAAAATCATCATGAATGGCATTGTTCCTCTCCACAGAGGAATTTTTTACATCCACAGCCGCATATAATGGGTAGACATCATTAAAAACAATGGGTTTGATTTCTGGGTTTTGGCCTTCCTCTTCCTCTAATACATATTCCAATGCGATCTCGTCAAACTTCCACTCTACTACAGGATGTATTGCGGTGAAATTTTTCCGTATGATACTTTTGATTTTTTGATCCAACACCTCAGCTTGCCTGTTAAGTGCCAAGGAAAGGGAGGGAGCTAAATAATCCAAAGTCACTAACATCAATGGATCAAAGGTCTGCTCCTGGAAAGCGCATACTTCCAAAACACCCACCAAATCTCCATTATGCCTCAAAGGGTACAAAATAATTTCCTTGACCCCCATCTCATTCAACTTCACACCCAAAGGCAATTTTTCTCTTGCCACATCCAAATCATTCAAAAAAATCGGTTTTTCAACTGTTGACAACAACTCCAATACGGCCTGGTAACTTTTTTCACAACCTTCTCCACACAGGTGTTTGATCAAATAACTATAAGCGAGCCTGCTTTCAGTCATCACCATCCTCCCATTGATGGTTTGCAAAACCGCCAGCCCTACTTTTATCCCTGGCTTTCCTAACAAGCTTTTCACGGAATCTTCTACAATTTCCATAAAAGACTCTGCAGTCACCTGTTCTTGATTCAAAACAGCTTCATTGAGAGTCGCCACACTTTGAGCGACGGTAAGGTCCTGAGCCTCCATTAGAATAAAGCCATGGAATTCAAACATCTCCAATGGCAATAATTCCATCCATTTTTCTACGTCGTAATGATTGGGCTTATTGCTGGAACAAAATTCTGACTTTCGCTTGATTTCAGGAAGGGGAATCTTAGGAACTACCTTTACAAACTGAGAATTGATTTGGATTTGATAATGTCTGGTAAAGCCTTCAGAACTGGGAACCTTAAAGACCAGGGGGTAAATCTCATTGATTTTGATCCCATAAAGTTGGTCGAGGATCAATGCATAGACATGAAGCATTTTATGAAAAAAAATCCGCTCCTCATTGAGGTTATAAGGGATCTTTACCTCTCCTTCAGGAGTCAAAAATTCCTTTTTGAAGGCAGGAGTACAATAAATCGGGTTATAATCGAATGGCTTTGACAAGCCCAACACTCTATTTTCCTCCTGACCTGATAAGGGAAAAAGTGAACTTAAGATCAAACTAAAACCTAGCTTGTTTTTTTCTTTCAATACATCTTCTCTCTCGATGGGAAATTTGCTAAGATCAGGATAATCCTTCATTCGTTTCAAATAATCTTGATACAAACAAGTACTTGGGTTTTCCTGATCACTTAGCTTTTCCCACTGTTCAAAAAGCAGATTAAAGTCTAAAAATGAATTAAACTTTAAATCGGAAAGCATTTTTTCACTTTTCATACTAAGTTCGATGTGTTATAGAAATTAACTTATTTTCAGCAAATAAGTTCCATTAACGAGTCCAATCTTAATCTTCACTTGGTTTTATTGCTAAATCCTCAATAAAATAGGTTTTTCTTCTTATTATACAGTGATTTCTTTGGAGTTGTGGCCTTCAAGAGAAATTCTATATTTGCTCAGTTGATAATCAATAAATCCAATTTAGTATTACGAATTTGTATGGAAAACGCGCTTATTTATTTGGTCCCAGCATTGGGAATTTTAGGCCTCATCGTAATGGCCATAAAATCTTCCTGGGTTACGAAACAAGAAACAGGAGATAAGACCATGGTAGAACTGGCAGGCTATATCGCCGATGGTGCCATGGCATTTCTTAGGGCAGAATGGAAGGTACTTGGTTACTTTGCAGTCATTGCCATGATTCTATTGGCATGGTCAGGAATGATGGTCGAAACATCAAGCCCAGTCATTGCCATTTCATTTTT is a genomic window containing:
- a CDS encoding GAF domain-containing protein, which gives rise to MKSEKMLSDLKFNSFLDFNLLFEQWEKLSDQENPSTCLYQDYLKRMKDYPDLSKFPIEREDVLKEKNKLGFSLILSSLFPLSGQEENRVLGLSKPFDYNPIYCTPAFKKEFLTPEGEVKIPYNLNEERIFFHKMLHVYALILDQLYGIKINEIYPLVFKVPSSEGFTRHYQIQINSQFVKVVPKIPLPEIKRKSEFCSSNKPNHYDVEKWMELLPLEMFEFHGFILMEAQDLTVAQSVATLNEAVLNQEQVTAESFMEIVEDSVKSLLGKPGIKVGLAVLQTINGRMVMTESRLAYSYLIKHLCGEGCEKSYQAVLELLSTVEKPIFLNDLDVAREKLPLGVKLNEMGVKEIILYPLRHNGDLVGVLEVCAFQEQTFDPLMLVTLDYLAPSLSLALNRQAEVLDQKIKSIIRKNFTAIHPVVEWKFDEIALEYVLEEEEGQNPEIKPIVFNDVYPLYAAVDVKNSSVERNNAIHDDFQVQLALARKVLQKAKEVHFLPLLDRLIDQIEEFEKRINFMLVSDEEVKITDFFHFDLEPAFNYLKNNFEDLEGDVNTYFEALDPKLGVVSTNRKSFEQSLAKINQVIGNYLEKEEAKVQQMFPHYFEKFKTDGIEYNIYIGQSLVKDQKYDPLYLKNLRLWQLQTLIETVHLVARQKNELEHPLDVTQMILAHSTPISISFRLDERKFDVEGAYNIRYEIIKKRIDKALVKGTRERLNQPGKIAIVYAQEKEAREYLDFIKYLQNKDLLTKEVEELELEEMQGVYGMKAIRVTVKERIHENPEIFSKLIAERKEG